The Apium graveolens cultivar Ventura chromosome 10, ASM990537v1, whole genome shotgun sequence nucleotide sequence TCAAATTCCGTTGGTGACAATGACTTGTAGATACATGCATTAAAATCCGTCTTGAACTCCGAGTATTGAGTATACAAAGTAGATAGTTTCTCGGGAAACTTGCTACTAATATGCCACGTACAATATTTATGGTTGGTATTAGGCATAACCTCAGAAATGGCATTACTTAAAGCGATGTCTTGATCCGTAATAATGATAATAGGTGGCTTGTTATCGACCGCTTCCAACCAAGTCTTCAAAACCCATCTATAAGTAGTCTCTTTCTCGTCCCTTATAAGTGCAAATCCAAACAAAATATTTTGGTAGTGGTGATTCACTCCCGTAATTGGAATAAAAGGCATGTCATACCTATTAGTCCGATATGTCGAGTcgaaagtcaccacatctccaaAATTCTTGTACGCGTTAAGCGAACGAGGATCAACCCACACCAAACCCCTAACCCGATTCTCCTCATCCACATCCACTCGGTAGAAAAAATTGCCATCACTTTGTTTTTGTAAGTCTCGTAACAAAACCAATCCACACTCCGCATCACCGGAATCAAAAACCCGTCTTCGAATGTCACGTATTACATTTCGTACGTCTTGAGCGGAAAAAACCAATTTTTTCAATACCACCACACGTCTCACTAAGTAAATTCATCACTTTCGGGGTCTCGATACCCGATTTGTTGAATAACTCAATCAAAGATCGGGTAAACGGATCTATGTTGCGTGATCTTTGCATGAAATTTACCTTATCCGATGTAACCATAGCATGATTGTGCTCTAGGTTGACCTTGGTTACTTCCCATTTGTTTGAGCTTACTTTGTGAGCAACACACATACGAGCACGACAACAAGTTCGAGGAATAACATCTCGAGGTCGTTTCTCTTTAGCCCTATCTTCAACTTCCAAGGGTTTTGGGCCCAATCTTCCACCCTTTCGACATATATACAAACGTGACGATATACCACCATTTCTTGAATGCTTATGACTACTTCGAATAATTATCTCGAACCCTATACTTCGACCATAACCTCGATAAAAACTTTCCGCTTCATCCAACGAATCAAACATCATACCAACACAAGGAACTACATCATTCATACTTCCAATAAAATTTTCATCATTAATTTTATCATCATCATCGCCATTGAAAGAATCATTACTATCATCGGAATCACCGTGAACATCGTGATTCTTCCAACCGAAACCAACATCATCATCACTATGCGTTTTTCGCTTCCCCGGATCATTAACTTTATCTTCAATACTATCAACATCTATTACTTCATCATCATTAAAGATTTTACGATAAACCCTCTTTTTTTGTGggggtaacataattaaaatcgTTATGATCACTAGATGAACTtgaataatcaaataaataagaAGCCATGGATATTGAATACTAACCTTTTTTTTCAGAAGAATAAATTTGAGCAGAATGTTAAGAAGCAGTAAAAACAACAATGTTTCAAAAATACAGACATTTTAAGGTAGGTGTGTGCATTAAATGCAcggccgcaatgtttcattgcgattgccgcaatgaaacattgcggcacTGTACAAACCCCCAAGCCAACAACTGTAAATATTTGCAGTTTTAATAAAACTTTACAACGTACCccagcaatgtttcattgcggggGGAAGTGTCcaccgcaatgaaacattgcggttgggttgtttatttttgttattttctttaaaattagaaaattaatcaaaaaaaattataaaaaatagtttctagacttattatatttcatttaatatgttaaatgttattctgaaaatataaatgtttataaGAGTAACTTAATTATAATATGCAACTATTTTACATAGTTTTGTAAAAATTTTGCATTTTGGGGgctaaattattttatatttttttatagatAACGAAAATTcgataaattttcatttttttagattttcacattttcaaattttagtattatatttgtttattaaaatttaaaattgataaaatatattggacaagtacaagaaaaataaaacattaaataatttatttcattcaaatataaatggagtacattcaaatatttttttaaaacaaatacataatAACATTTTATGTCGACGAGAATGATCAAACTTTAACGGTGTTGGAAGAACCGCCTTTATCACCCTTATCGTCGTCTTTCTTTTTCTTCGACTTTTCCGCCTTCGCTTTAgcttcattttcttttttttttcttgcGCTCAAGCGCTATTTGAATACGGCGGAGAGCTATTTCCATGTCTTCCTCTCCTTCGGGCCCGTCGTAAGCCACACCATCTATAATTATCTTATTATTGTCAAAATCGTAGTAGAAAACCATTTTTCGGATATTAGAGAAGATAATGTTGAAGAGAAAATGTAGAATGAAAATAGAGAAAAGAATGTTGAAAAAAAATGAGATGAGGCAGGACTATTTATAGGTGAAAatctgaattttaaaattcacAAGTTTctgccgcaatgaaacattgcggcgTGTCGGTCAAGCTTCTGCTCTATTGACCAGTCAATTCAActgccgcaatgtttcattgcggcaaTTTCAACAGTCAAATGAAATGTTTTCAGCAAATTTTTTTTTGTGCCAAAtttaattttgtgaattttaaaattcttattaaTATTGGCACAAAAATAAGTTTTGCACAAAAAATAAGTTTGACTGTTGAtaaattttttaaactaaaataactcaattctcaattttttaataatattattttttaaactaaaattatTCATACGATAATTTAAAGAAAAAGTACCGAAAAAATTAAAttgataaatttattattaaaattgataatattttaatatattactactacttatatttaatgttaacatattttaaaaaattaattactgTTAGTTAAATATTAGAATAAGCTAAAGAGAGGGACAGTTTGGACATTAAAAACTGGGAGCCTAACCAAAAATGAAACATTGCGGCCCaacaatgaaacattgcggaaTGCGCAATGTTTCCTGTGCATGGAAACATCCTGCAATATTTCATTGCGGAAGGCAAGACCCGCATTGAAACATTGCTTTCCTCGCAATGTTTCATTGCTGTGGGTTGGCTGGCTGTCCCCCCAACCCACGTTGACTCCTGATTATTTCCCTTATGTATAATTATACATAATGATAATCCCATTGAACTATTTACCAAAATTCTTAGccaaaattttaaatataaatagtTGTTAACTACATGATCTTGTTGTGATCTTTCTGTATTATCTTCAGGTTTTAGATAAGTTGGTTATTCAACATGTTATGTTATGAGAGTTTACCtccaatattttaaaaattattctaataATGGGCACCTGTGTGCCGGTATTTCACTTTTCGACCCATGAGATTTCAAATACACGGAGTGTTATGATCGTGTTGGAGTTTTACTCTAATATTTAAGATTTTAAATAAACGGGTTCATTAGACTATCataattaaaaatttaagattattttatagttttcaaaattttatactAAAATTTCAGGAAATTTCTATCatttcttttttaatttttagttaaCCAGAGTATTGTATAAGAATTGATATAAGTTTTTCTCAGAAAAACAAAAATAGACAGTTAAATATATCACTGACTTTCTTATAATTTAACTTAGTGAGTTTATCAAAGAAAATAGTAGTAATTTGAGTTTTTCCGCAAATCACAGCACTGATTAGGATAATAAAGACAAAAATTAGTGAATTAGAACtgtagaaaaagaaataaaaagcATAAAATATCCTTATTTTCTCATAAAGTGGCTGATAGATTTCCCGCGCCTCTGAATCAGTTTCTTTTAAGCAAAAAAGGGAAGTTTATAAGCAGTGTTGTAAAAAGCGCAAATCGAACCTAAGCGGTGAAGTCACCTTCTAGCGCTTAAACGCTAAAACGGACGCTTAAGCAGTTTTAAAAGCGGGTCATTAATCGGATTATAAAcaaataaatatatgtatatttattaaaaatactggatatttttttgaataaagaGATAACATCCACATATTATAATAAACCAATAAAATGATCTTTCACAAAGTtataattaactaaaaaaatataagtaacattttaaaatatcaaattacacctctttaaaaaataatatttttctttttctaattatttttaatcccCATTTAATTTGGTCAAAAACCGCTTAAAAGGTCAAAATCCGTTTAATTCCGTTTAAACCCGCTTAAACTTTACTAAACGCTTAACTATCCGATTTTGCACTAATCCAAGCGCTTTTACCTCCGATTCCGCTTAAGCCCCCGCTTAAACGTCCGCTTAATGCGTTTTTCACAACACTGTTTATAAGACGACAAACAAACTCATCAAAAATGATTTATGCATAAAATTAAATAACaaatttttacaaaaaatattaTGTGTTAAGTTTTGACTGAATTGTGATTTATATATATTCACGTATAAGGCATCTCATTTCAGCTGTCATGTCGTTTTTGCATGCAATGCTACCGGAAATCAAAATATTTGAGTCGAAGACACTTCATGCATAAAATTTAGTACCaaatttttacaaaaaatattaTGTGTTAAGTTTTGACTGAATTGTGATTCATATATTCACGTATAAGGCATTTCATTTCAGTTGTCATGTCGTTTTTGCATGCAATGCTACCGGAAATCAAAATATTTTAGTCGAAGACACTTTAATTTAGTTACTGCATGCGCCCATGCGCCGGAGATAGTGAAAATCAAAATATTTGAGTCGAAGACACTTTAATTTTAGTTATTGAATGCGCCCAAGAAGCTGACTCTCACTCGTATATCTTTCACATCTCCATGCCCAAATCGCGTCCTAAAACTCTCTTTCTCATTTTCATCCAACATGACTTTTACTCAAAAAACAATTGCTACTATTTTTTGGAATAAAATTTGTTTCAGACATGGTTGCTTAATCGACAAATCGGGGATTAATCAGAAGGATTAATCGGAATAAAAATTggatatatttaaaatttttaataatatttaatatatttaccttattttattatgaaatatataattcaaaaataatttataaatattaattggGTTTCAAAAAATAGATCGGCTATATTTTTTTTAAGGATTAATCggagatttttttaaaaattgatgaTTTTTAGAATACCGTGTCAGACTAACAAATCTTCTAAAAATTGATCCGTCATAGTTAATCATATCGTATTTAATATTTGATGAATCAAActaaattatttatatttttcaaaattttacaCCAAAATTTTCGTAAATTTAGACAAACTCCAGTCCCGCTAGTCCCCACCTGCTACTACAGTCTTTATACCAAATGTAGCAAGTGGAGAAGTCACCCAATTCTTTAAATCCAACATGCATGCCTGGGCAGTAACTATATCCGAAGAACCTTTACTTGCTAAAAAAGCAAAGAACTAGCTTAAATATTTAGTTGGATTATTTAGGCTGAAGAACTTTTAGAACTGTGCTTTGTGCCGCGTTTCTAAAATTTGTAAAGTCTTGTAACTTATTTTatcataaaaaaataataatcgaaagaattttcatatatcaaatattcaaataactaatttcAATGTTCAAAATAGTTGTAATGTGGTATTGTAATTGAACTTTCTAACACTGCATATTACTCTGCAGATGTTAGATTGATAGAACATGGAAGTGTATATTAAAAGCCAATTTTGGTACTTCCTCCGTCCCAACCAATTCTTTACGTTTGGTTTGGGCATGGAGtttaaaaaatatgtataaactagtgaaaaagagaaagaaaagtgggTAAAATGGTGGGATCCAttgttttttatatataaaaaggAGATAGTAGAGTAAAAGTATTGTGAAAAGGGAGGAAAACGGAGAAAATGGTGGGATCTATTAactatttttggtaaattttgaaatgtaaaaaaTTAGATAAAACATCCTGAAAAAAAAAGGTGTAAAGAAATGATTAGGACTTACGGAGTACAGAGTACAGAGTAGTAGTAGTAGTTCTCTGTTATCTACATTTGGAGCTGCTTCTTGGTGATCGGCTACTTGACGGCCCCCTTCTTCTTTTGCTGCTCAGCCTTGGCCCCATCCTCACATGACACTTCCCCGATATTTTCTCTGCTACTTTTGTAAGTTTGTTATCGACTTTACTTTGTTTATGTAAACGAACAGAGTTCCCCGACAACAAAACTCGGAATTATCTTATTTAAATAAACTCGATTCGATTCGTTTTCTTAAAAAATTTGATGgtgaataataaaataagttcagATAAATAAACTAGCCGAACCGAGTTTTTTATATGTTCGGCTCGGATGCGACTCGTTTAGCTCGGACTCAGTTCGAACTCGGTAACTAGGCTCGGCTCCGATAAAGCttatatatataacaaataataaatatttactaatcacttatataaatttttttaattaaaatttaagaGATATCTTAAAGTAAAAtgattgatttaattattatagaaatataaattaatatattttcctataattaataatatttttagaACAAGTCATCTATTACCCTTTTTAAAATACTTCACGTAATTGATAGTACGAAGAAGTAAGGACAGTCGATGGGAGTTTTGATTTTGGATAAAATGAAACTAAGAAAGAATAACCTATTTACTAAAAATTCGCATATTGACTAGTGAAGAAGCTTAGTATATCTGTATAGGTACTTCAATTTGGGGGGAAATAAAAAACCATTTCCCGCTTAGCATATTATATTAATAGTTTTAATCGTAAGTGTACAAATTCTATATATTATATTCCTATTCCTACACTtgtgtttgtttttttttaatttttaaaattttttaatttcttataaattaatatataatatcatattcaaaacattttttttgtaaatatataatatttatatttaaatcatCTACATTTATATGATTAATAgtgtattttataaaatttacatgGAACTGTATATTATTTTGTTATAGTTGTGTAACTTTTTCGAATTGATTGAAATCTCTTTTTATAAAATGAATATCAATTATTCAATTTAACTAACTTGTAAAAAAAGTCATAAAATTATTGttatttttctcaaaataaaaaatataaatgtgAAATTTGAATGTACTAAACTACATCTTCAAGTGAGTCTCAATATGTCACAAAACAAGTGTAAAATATAAGTGTGCGTGTATAATTATAAGATAAGATTAGTATTCGACTTCATATAACTTATAAAATTATAACATTATACCGTAAGGTAGGTCGATTAAAAATTTATGCGAACTGTTAGTGGATAACTCAACCTTGTTCGAACTCGGCTCTCAGCTCGGTTGTTCGTGAACAAACTCGTGACTGGCTCAGGCTCGGCTTGGTTATAAACGATCCGATCGTGAACATCACTTTCGGCTCGGTCTTAAACTCGGCTCGGCTCATTTAAAAAAAGTAAAATTTGTCTCGGACAGAACTTGACTCGACTCTGTTCGTTTGCAGCTCTATTTCCGTAGGTATTAGTATGATAAAAATCGACCGATCTGCCGAGAATACTAAAAATCGAAGGTCAATGTCCAGGATGTGCATTCGAATTTTTTTGAATGTAATACTAGCGTGAGCACTTAAGCGGAGACCAACACTCTAGTTGACGGTAATGACATTCCCATTATTCAGCTGCATTGACTTGACGAGAAATGTTATATTTTAACGAAAGTTATGGCAGTGTTAAAGATGTGCATTCAAATTTTTTTGAATGTAATATTAGCGTGAGCGCTTAAGCGGAGACCAACACTATAGTTGACGGTAATGACATTCTCATTAGTCAGCTGCATTGACTTGACGAGAAATGTTATATTTTAACAAAAGTTATGGCTGTTAAGACGTGCCAACATGTGATATGCTACGTGGTGTATAATCAAGCTGGACTAACTTAAAACATAATTTATTCACACACAATCAAATATCGTGTCATCGTGAGCAAATTAGGGTTGCGAGGCAATTTGAGTTAAAATACCCAAACCGGAGAAATTGACTGAAATCGTGCAATTGACCGGGAGATTCTGCATGTATTGTGAGGAAGGGTATGAGTAATAGCATACATTTTCAAGAATGCTTTGATTTCTCTTTAATTAGACTGCTTTGTTTTAATTCTTACTATAAAATCATACTCCTTTTGATTCTTCATTTAAGACGTTTATCTTTTTTAAACGTAATTTTAAGTGCTTTCACTCCATGATAATATGTAATTTTATTAAAAGAAGAACTAAAAATTAATGATTATACAATTTATACCTAGGTGGTTAAAGCACATAAAGATACAATGTTGACTAATCAAAATAACTTATATAATGAAGCAAAAAGAATAATAAACACAACGAACCATCAACTTCTTGCTATTTGAAAAACAACAATACAATGTTGCGGAAGAAAAACACAACATGAAACTTAAACAAAAATGACTATAAATATCTTCACTCGTCTCCCTCCATTACACAATATCTTAACTCTCTATTTTTCTCTCTGTCCTTGGATAGTACACCAAAACTGTTCTGCCTCCTTCAGTGGCGGACCCAGGAATTTTTGCGAGTGAGTTACTTATATAAATATTAACGAAGACAATAACAATGAAAAAGTACGAAATTTATATAAATAAGaaatatttttacattttatAGTTGTTCCCTACGCGTTTTCATCTTTTTGAAAACGATTTATTACATCATCATTACTAACATTGGCAAGCGCTTCTTTCTCAATAGCCGAAACAAGACAATCACTTAAAAATACATCACCAATTCGGTTGCGCAAATCCGACTTCACAAGTTTCATTGCAGAAAGCATCCCTCCACGGTTGCAGTCGCAACGGGCAAAACCAAAGCAAGTTTTAGCAAACGATAGATTAAAGGATAAGATAAATGCTTCCGTTTTTGGACCATCAATCTAGCAAGATCACCAATCCCATTCAAATGAGCAAATCTTTTATCGTCTTTCACATTATCAATGTACATGATAAGTTCATGCTCCAATGCCATCCTTTCCATAGAACTAAAGTCACTAGGATAAAAATCAACTAACCTCATCAACTGCAATGAGTCAAATGCAAAAAATGAATCACGTGGATCCAAAGCAGCCATACAAATGAGCAACTCAGAGTTCACCTCATTAAAACGATCATCAAACTCTGCAAGTTGTATATCCATAATAACATTAAAACAGTCAAAATAATAATAATGTTCATATGTGATTCCTGTTTTTTGTCTTCTATTTTTTGGATTAATATATGACTCTGTCATATTCAACTTTTCAATGCCATGCTTGTCACAAAAAGAAAATATCTTCTCTAAAAGGGGAACCCATCCATCAGTTCTAAACTTTAGAAACTGTCGTTTAGTTGATTTCACCAATGAAATAGCATTCAAGATATCCTGATCTTTTCTTTGTAGAGCTTTTGTTAAAGATTCAGTGAGCCCAAAGATATGCAACATCAAATGCAAATAAAAAGTAAAATCAAATGACATGAGATATATCTCAAAACCATTTGCTTGACGTTTTTGCACATCTTTTTCACCTTCTTTCTCAACATAGCTAAGCATATCA carries:
- the LOC141690926 gene encoding protein FAR1-RELATED SEQUENCE 5-like, whose product is MLPPQKKRVYRKIFNDDEVIDVDSIEDKVNDPGKRKTHSDDDVGFGWKNHDVHGDSDDSNDSFNGDDDDKINDENFIGSMNDVVPCVGMMFDSLDEAESFYRGYGRSIGFEIIIRSSHKHSRNGGISSRLYICRKGGRLGPKPLEVEDRAKEKRPRDVIPRTCCRAHVRNVIRDIRRRVFDSGDAECGLVLLRDLQKQSDGNFFYRVDVDEENRVRGLVWVDPRSLNAYKNFGDVVTFDSTYRTNRYDMPFIPITGVNHHYQNILFGFALIRDEKETTYRWVLKTWLEAVDNKPPIIIITDQDIALSNAISEVMPNTNHKYCTWHISSKFPEKLSTLYTQYSEFKTDFNACIYKSLSPTEFEGRWEDLKEKYVLENHNWLNDMYAIRRQWVFAFTKQHFAAGMTTTSRSESMNSFFDEYVKASTGLKEFIENSQKALDSQYLREVQADFDTEYKERRLFSNSSMEIHASKIYTKEMFKRFQKELQKSQSFVVKSMKGCGDYLSNMYLVEKSTLPQINRRNFFLKVSIDGSYSCTCKKFEHSGMICRHMIRYLNKKQKMMIPPDLVTMRWTINGNKVAGPLPCTPRMLGNVVESQTARYSGLCKAFQGLSVVDSCSVPRLPPQ